The Puntigrus tetrazona isolate hp1 chromosome 4, ASM1883169v1, whole genome shotgun sequence genome includes a window with the following:
- the LOC122342976 gene encoding ubiquitin carboxyl-terminal hydrolase 15-like isoform X4: MAEGGAADVETQRGEIATLLKTPLRRADTWYLVDSRWFKQWKKYVGFDSWDKYQMGDQSVYPGPVDNSGLLTDGDVLGIREHLIDELDYILLPADGWNKLLSWYGLKEGQQPIARKVVEQGMFVKHCKVEVYLTELKLCEDSNMENVISRRFSKADTIDSIEREMRKLFSIPDEKETRLWNKYMSNTFEPLNKPDSTIQDAGLYQGQVLVIEQKNEDGSWPRGSSALNVKSSSYSLPSYPPYSSYESSDQGRRCEREGLCGLSNLGNTCFMNSATQCLSNVPPLTQYFLKDRHQVELNQDNPLGMKGEIAKAYAELIKQLWSGKYSYVTPRPFKTQVGRFAPQFSGYQQQDSHELLAFLLDGLHEDLNRIRKKPYIQLKDADGRHDKVVAEEAWENHIKRNDSIIVDIFHGLFKSTLVCPVCAKISVTFDPFCYLTLPLPMKKERTLEVYLVWLDPLAKPTQYKLTVPKVGSISDLCASLSILSGVSAKKMIVTDIYNHRFHRIFSSNENLSSIMERDDIYVFEVSVGRLEDTQHVLIPVHLREKYKQSGFNQTSTPLFGRPFLLSVPRSISEDKLYNLLLLRLCRFIRSAAEDEESVETLSPKHPSINGSATNGIMEEGSPSEMETDEPDEESSQDQDLPSENERSPSEDSVRSEHELENGLVPSERKRLFTLHFNNMGKSDFIQGEVRFDEDHTRLSDRCYLSLDWEPDVKRKYFNEATAEDFDKHESMEYKPQKKSFFKLKDCIELFTTKEKLGADDPWYCPHCKQHQQATKKLDLWSLPPVLVVHLKRFSYSRYMRDKLDSLVDFPLRDLDMSEFLINPNAGPSRYDLIAVSNHYGGMGGGHYTAYAKNKEDEKWYNFDDSSVSPASEEQIVSKAAYVLFYQRQDTVTGTGYFALDRETPEETPQDEPSAQSEEEDEEEEDLNDNQREEEPGPGENMSTN, encoded by the exons ATGGCGGAAGGCGGCGCGGCGGATGTGGAGACGCAGAGAGGAGAGATCGCGACGCTCCTGAAGACGCCGCTGCGCAGAGCCGACACCTG GTACCTGGTGGACAGCCGCTGGTTCAAGCAGTGGAAGAAGTATGTGGGCTTCGACAGCTGGGACAAATACCAGATGGGGGACCAGAGCGTCTACCCCGGGCCCGTGGACAACTCCGGCCTgctcacag acggGGATGTTCTGGGTATCCGGGAGCACCTGATTGATGAGCTCGACTACATCTTGCTGCCGGCTGACGGCTGGAACAAGCTGCTGAGTTGGTACGGCCTCAAAGAGGGACAGCAGCCCATCGCTCGCAAG GTGGTGGAGCAGGGCATGTTCGTCAAGCACTGTAAGGTGGAGGTCTACCTGACCGAGCTCAAGCTGTGTGAAGACAGCAACATGGAGAACGTCATCTCGCGCCGCTTCAGCAAAGCCGACACCATAG ACAGCATCGAGCGTGAGATGAGGAAGCTTTTCAGTATCCCGGACGAGAAGGAGACGCGGCTCTGGAACAAGTACATGAGCAACACCTTCGAGCCGCTCAATAAACCAGACAGCACCATTCAGGACGCAGGCCTCTATCAGGGACAG GTTCTAGTGATCGAGCAGAAGAACGAGGACGGCTCGTGGCCCCGCGGCTCCTCGGCGCTCAA cgTGAAGAGCTCCAGCTACAGCCTGCCCTCCTACCCTCCCTACAGCAGCTACGAGAGCTCGGATCAGGGCCGGCGCTGTGAGAGAGAGGGCCTCTGCGGCCTGTCTAACCTGGGCAACACCTGCTTCATGAACTCGGCCACACAG tgtctgagcaACGTCCCGCCCCTCACCCAGTACTTCCTGAAGGACCGGCACCAGGTCGAGCTGAACCAGGACAATCCTCTGGGCATGAAGGGAGAGATCGCCAAGGCCTACGCCGAGCTCATCAAGCAGCTGTGGTCGGGCAAATACAGCTACGTCACTCCGCGGCCCTTCAAG ACTCAGGTGGGACGCTTCGCTCCTCAGTTCTCAGGCTATCAGCAGCAGGACTCTCACGAGCTTCTGGCCTTCCTTTTGGATGGACTGCACGAAGACCTCAACCGCATCCGCAAGAAGCCCTACATCCAGCTGAAGGACGCCGATGGCCGGCATGACAAG GTTGTGGCAGAGGAGGCCTGGGAGAACCACATCAAGAGGAACGACTCCATCATCGTGGATATCTTCCACGGCCTCTTCAAGTCCACTCTGGTGTGTCCCGTGTGTGCCAAGATCtcagtgacctttgaccccttcTGCTACCTGACGCTGCCTCTGCCAATGAAGAAGGAGCGGACGCTGGAGGTGTATCTGGTGTGGCTGGACCCGCTGGCTAAACCCACTCAG TATAAGCTGACGGTTCCTAAAGTGGGCAGCATCTCTGATCTGTGTGCATCTCTTTCGATTCTGTCGGGCGTCTCGGCTAAGAAG ATGATCGTGACGGACATCTACAACCACAGGTTCCACCGGATCTTCAGCAGCAACGAGAACCTGAGCAGCATCATGGAGCGGGACGACATCTACGT GTTCGAGGTGTCCGTCGGCCGGCTGGAGGACACACAGCACGTTCTGATCCCCGTCCACCTGCGGGAGAAGTACAAGCAGTCGGGCTTCAACCAAACCAGCACGCCGCTGTTCGGCCGGCCCTTCCTGCTGAGTGTGCCACGCTCCATCAGTGAGGACAAGCTCTACAACCTACTGCTGCTGCGCCTCTG TCGTTTCATTCGTTCGGCTGCGGAGGACGAGGAGTCGGTGGAGACGCTCTCTCCCAAGCATCCCTCCATCAACGGCAGCGCCACCAACGGTATAATGGAGGAGGGCTCTCCGA GTGAGATGGAGACGGACGAGCCGGACGAGGAGTCCAGTCAGGACCAGGATCTTCCGTCGGAGAATGAGCGCAGCCCGTCGGAGGACTCTGTGAGATCAGAGCACGAGCTGGAAAATGGCCTGGTGCCCTCCGAGAGAAAGAGGCTCTTCACGCTGCACTTCAACAACATGGGCAAGAGCGACTTCATCCAGGGAGAGGTCCGCTTCGACGAGGACCACACGCGGCTCAGCG ATAGGTGCTATCTGTCTCTGGACTGGGAGCCCGACGTCAAAAGGAAGTACTTCAACGAGGCCACGGCTGAGGACTTCGATAAGCATGAGAGCATGGAGTACAAGCCACAGAAGAAGAGCTTCTTTAAGCTGAAGGACTGCATCGAGCTCTTCACCACCAAAGAGAAGCTGGGAGCAGACGACCCCTG gtacTGCCCTCACTGTAAGCAGCACCAGCAGGCCACGAAGAAGCTGGACCTGTGGAGTCTTCCTCCGGTGCTCGTGGTGCATCTCAAGCGCTTCTCGTACAGCCGCTACATGAGAGACAAGCTGGACTCTCTGGTGGACTTCCCCCTGCG GGATCTGGACATGTCTGAGTTCCTGATCAATCCAAACGCAGGGCCAAGCCGCTATGACCTTATCGCTGTCTCTAACCACTATGGAGGAATGGGAGGAGGACACT ATACCGCGTACGCCAAGAACAAGGAGGATGAGAAGTGGTACAACTTTGATGACAGCAGTGTGTCGCCGGCCAGCGAGGAGCAGATCGTG
- the LOC122342976 gene encoding ubiquitin carboxyl-terminal hydrolase 15-like isoform X14, producing the protein MAEGGAADVETQRGEIATLLKTPLRRADTWYLVDSRWFKQWKKYVGFDSWDKYQMGDQSVYPGPVDNSGLLTDGDVLGIREHLIDELDYILLPADGWNKLLSWYGLKEGQQPIARKIYI; encoded by the exons ATGGCGGAAGGCGGCGCGGCGGATGTGGAGACGCAGAGAGGAGAGATCGCGACGCTCCTGAAGACGCCGCTGCGCAGAGCCGACACCTG GTACCTGGTGGACAGCCGCTGGTTCAAGCAGTGGAAGAAGTATGTGGGCTTCGACAGCTGGGACAAATACCAGATGGGGGACCAGAGCGTCTACCCCGGGCCCGTGGACAACTCCGGCCTgctcacag acggGGATGTTCTGGGTATCCGGGAGCACCTGATTGATGAGCTCGACTACATCTTGCTGCCGGCTGACGGCTGGAACAAGCTGCTGAGTTGGTACGGCCTCAAAGAGGGACAGCAGCCCATCGCTCGCAAG atatatatataa
- the LOC122342976 gene encoding ubiquitin carboxyl-terminal hydrolase 15-like isoform X2 yields the protein MAEGGAADVETQRGEIATLLKTPLRRADTWYLVDSRWFKQWKKYVGFDSWDKYQMGDQSVYPGPVDNSGLLTDGDVLGIREHLIDELDYILLPADGWNKLLSWYGLKEGQQPIARKVVEQGMFVKHCKVEVYLTELKLCEDSNMENVISRRFSKADTIDSIEREMRKLFSIPDEKETRLWNKYMSNTFEPLNKPDSTIQDAGLYQGQVLVIEQKNEDGSWPRGSSALKSSGASSLSALPKICPSSLTNNHNSSFSGRNVKSSSYSLPSYPPYSSYESSDQGRRCEREGLCGLSNLGNTCFMNSATQCLSNVPPLTQYFLKDRHQVELNQDNPLGMKGEIAKAYAELIKQLWSGKYSYVTPRPFKTQVGRFAPQFSGYQQQDSHELLAFLLDGLHEDLNRIRKKPYIQLKDADGRHDKVVAEEAWENHIKRNDSIIVDIFHGLFKSTLVCPVCAKISVTFDPFCYLTLPLPMKKERTLEVYLVWLDPLAKPTQYKLTVPKVGSISDLCASLSILSGVSAKKMIVTDIYNHRFHRIFSSNENLSSIMERDDIYVFEVSVGRLEDTQHVLIPVHLREKYKQSGFNQTSTPLFGRPFLLSVPRSISEDKLYNLLLLRLCRFIRSAAEDEESVETLSPKHPSINGSATNGEMETDEPDEESSQDQDLPSENERSPSEDSVRSEHELENGLVPSERKRLFTLHFNNMGKSDFIQGEVRFDEDHTRLSDRCYLSLDWEPDVKRKYFNEATAEDFDKHESMEYKPQKKSFFKLKDCIELFTTKEKLGADDPWYCPHCKQHQQATKKLDLWSLPPVLVVHLKRFSYSRYMRDKLDSLVDFPLRDLDMSEFLINPNAGPSRYDLIAVSNHYGGMGGGHYTAYAKNKEDEKWYNFDDSSVSPASEEQIVSKAAYVLFYQRQDTVTGTGYFALDRETPEETPQDEPSAQSEEEDEEEEDLNDNQREEEPGPGENMSTN from the exons ATGGCGGAAGGCGGCGCGGCGGATGTGGAGACGCAGAGAGGAGAGATCGCGACGCTCCTGAAGACGCCGCTGCGCAGAGCCGACACCTG GTACCTGGTGGACAGCCGCTGGTTCAAGCAGTGGAAGAAGTATGTGGGCTTCGACAGCTGGGACAAATACCAGATGGGGGACCAGAGCGTCTACCCCGGGCCCGTGGACAACTCCGGCCTgctcacag acggGGATGTTCTGGGTATCCGGGAGCACCTGATTGATGAGCTCGACTACATCTTGCTGCCGGCTGACGGCTGGAACAAGCTGCTGAGTTGGTACGGCCTCAAAGAGGGACAGCAGCCCATCGCTCGCAAG GTGGTGGAGCAGGGCATGTTCGTCAAGCACTGTAAGGTGGAGGTCTACCTGACCGAGCTCAAGCTGTGTGAAGACAGCAACATGGAGAACGTCATCTCGCGCCGCTTCAGCAAAGCCGACACCATAG ACAGCATCGAGCGTGAGATGAGGAAGCTTTTCAGTATCCCGGACGAGAAGGAGACGCGGCTCTGGAACAAGTACATGAGCAACACCTTCGAGCCGCTCAATAAACCAGACAGCACCATTCAGGACGCAGGCCTCTATCAGGGACAG GTTCTAGTGATCGAGCAGAAGAACGAGGACGGCTCGTGGCCCCGCGGCTCCTCGGCGCTCAA GTCGTCTGgtgcttcctctctctctgctttacCAAAGATCTGCCCTTCATCTCTCACAAACAATCATAACAGCAGCTTCAGCGGCCGCAA cgTGAAGAGCTCCAGCTACAGCCTGCCCTCCTACCCTCCCTACAGCAGCTACGAGAGCTCGGATCAGGGCCGGCGCTGTGAGAGAGAGGGCCTCTGCGGCCTGTCTAACCTGGGCAACACCTGCTTCATGAACTCGGCCACACAG tgtctgagcaACGTCCCGCCCCTCACCCAGTACTTCCTGAAGGACCGGCACCAGGTCGAGCTGAACCAGGACAATCCTCTGGGCATGAAGGGAGAGATCGCCAAGGCCTACGCCGAGCTCATCAAGCAGCTGTGGTCGGGCAAATACAGCTACGTCACTCCGCGGCCCTTCAAG ACTCAGGTGGGACGCTTCGCTCCTCAGTTCTCAGGCTATCAGCAGCAGGACTCTCACGAGCTTCTGGCCTTCCTTTTGGATGGACTGCACGAAGACCTCAACCGCATCCGCAAGAAGCCCTACATCCAGCTGAAGGACGCCGATGGCCGGCATGACAAG GTTGTGGCAGAGGAGGCCTGGGAGAACCACATCAAGAGGAACGACTCCATCATCGTGGATATCTTCCACGGCCTCTTCAAGTCCACTCTGGTGTGTCCCGTGTGTGCCAAGATCtcagtgacctttgaccccttcTGCTACCTGACGCTGCCTCTGCCAATGAAGAAGGAGCGGACGCTGGAGGTGTATCTGGTGTGGCTGGACCCGCTGGCTAAACCCACTCAG TATAAGCTGACGGTTCCTAAAGTGGGCAGCATCTCTGATCTGTGTGCATCTCTTTCGATTCTGTCGGGCGTCTCGGCTAAGAAG ATGATCGTGACGGACATCTACAACCACAGGTTCCACCGGATCTTCAGCAGCAACGAGAACCTGAGCAGCATCATGGAGCGGGACGACATCTACGT GTTCGAGGTGTCCGTCGGCCGGCTGGAGGACACACAGCACGTTCTGATCCCCGTCCACCTGCGGGAGAAGTACAAGCAGTCGGGCTTCAACCAAACCAGCACGCCGCTGTTCGGCCGGCCCTTCCTGCTGAGTGTGCCACGCTCCATCAGTGAGGACAAGCTCTACAACCTACTGCTGCTGCGCCTCTG TCGTTTCATTCGTTCGGCTGCGGAGGACGAGGAGTCGGTGGAGACGCTCTCTCCCAAGCATCCCTCCATCAACGGCAGCGCCACCAACG GTGAGATGGAGACGGACGAGCCGGACGAGGAGTCCAGTCAGGACCAGGATCTTCCGTCGGAGAATGAGCGCAGCCCGTCGGAGGACTCTGTGAGATCAGAGCACGAGCTGGAAAATGGCCTGGTGCCCTCCGAGAGAAAGAGGCTCTTCACGCTGCACTTCAACAACATGGGCAAGAGCGACTTCATCCAGGGAGAGGTCCGCTTCGACGAGGACCACACGCGGCTCAGCG ATAGGTGCTATCTGTCTCTGGACTGGGAGCCCGACGTCAAAAGGAAGTACTTCAACGAGGCCACGGCTGAGGACTTCGATAAGCATGAGAGCATGGAGTACAAGCCACAGAAGAAGAGCTTCTTTAAGCTGAAGGACTGCATCGAGCTCTTCACCACCAAAGAGAAGCTGGGAGCAGACGACCCCTG gtacTGCCCTCACTGTAAGCAGCACCAGCAGGCCACGAAGAAGCTGGACCTGTGGAGTCTTCCTCCGGTGCTCGTGGTGCATCTCAAGCGCTTCTCGTACAGCCGCTACATGAGAGACAAGCTGGACTCTCTGGTGGACTTCCCCCTGCG GGATCTGGACATGTCTGAGTTCCTGATCAATCCAAACGCAGGGCCAAGCCGCTATGACCTTATCGCTGTCTCTAACCACTATGGAGGAATGGGAGGAGGACACT ATACCGCGTACGCCAAGAACAAGGAGGATGAGAAGTGGTACAACTTTGATGACAGCAGTGTGTCGCCGGCCAGCGAGGAGCAGATCGTG
- the LOC122342976 gene encoding ubiquitin carboxyl-terminal hydrolase 15-like isoform X8, translating to MQEVVEQGMFVKHCKVEVYLTELKLCEDSNMENVISRRFSKADTIDSIEREMRKLFSIPDEKETRLWNKYMSNTFEPLNKPDSTIQDAGLYQGQVLVIEQKNEDGSWPRGSSALKSSGASSLSALPKICPSSLTNNHNSSFSGRNVKSSSYSLPSYPPYSSYESSDQGRRCEREGLCGLSNLGNTCFMNSATQCLSNVPPLTQYFLKDRHQVELNQDNPLGMKGEIAKAYAELIKQLWSGKYSYVTPRPFKTQVGRFAPQFSGYQQQDSHELLAFLLDGLHEDLNRIRKKPYIQLKDADGRHDKVVAEEAWENHIKRNDSIIVDIFHGLFKSTLVCPVCAKISVTFDPFCYLTLPLPMKKERTLEVYLVWLDPLAKPTQYKLTVPKVGSISDLCASLSILSGVSAKKMIVTDIYNHRFHRIFSSNENLSSIMERDDIYVFEVSVGRLEDTQHVLIPVHLREKYKQSGFNQTSTPLFGRPFLLSVPRSISEDKLYNLLLLRLCRFIRSAAEDEESVETLSPKHPSINGSATNGIMEEGSPSEMETDEPDEESSQDQDLPSENERSPSEDSVRSEHELENGLVPSERKRLFTLHFNNMGKSDFIQGEVRFDEDHTRLSDRCYLSLDWEPDVKRKYFNEATAEDFDKHESMEYKPQKKSFFKLKDCIELFTTKEKLGADDPWYCPHCKQHQQATKKLDLWSLPPVLVVHLKRFSYSRYMRDKLDSLVDFPLRDLDMSEFLINPNAGPSRYDLIAVSNHYGGMGGGHYTAYAKNKEDEKWYNFDDSSVSPASEEQIVSKAAYVLFYQRQDTVTGTGYFALDRETPEETPQDEPSAQSEEEDEEEEDLNDNQREEEPGPGENMSTN from the exons ATGCAGGAG GTGGTGGAGCAGGGCATGTTCGTCAAGCACTGTAAGGTGGAGGTCTACCTGACCGAGCTCAAGCTGTGTGAAGACAGCAACATGGAGAACGTCATCTCGCGCCGCTTCAGCAAAGCCGACACCATAG ACAGCATCGAGCGTGAGATGAGGAAGCTTTTCAGTATCCCGGACGAGAAGGAGACGCGGCTCTGGAACAAGTACATGAGCAACACCTTCGAGCCGCTCAATAAACCAGACAGCACCATTCAGGACGCAGGCCTCTATCAGGGACAG GTTCTAGTGATCGAGCAGAAGAACGAGGACGGCTCGTGGCCCCGCGGCTCCTCGGCGCTCAA GTCGTCTGgtgcttcctctctctctgctttacCAAAGATCTGCCCTTCATCTCTCACAAACAATCATAACAGCAGCTTCAGCGGCCGCAA cgTGAAGAGCTCCAGCTACAGCCTGCCCTCCTACCCTCCCTACAGCAGCTACGAGAGCTCGGATCAGGGCCGGCGCTGTGAGAGAGAGGGCCTCTGCGGCCTGTCTAACCTGGGCAACACCTGCTTCATGAACTCGGCCACACAG tgtctgagcaACGTCCCGCCCCTCACCCAGTACTTCCTGAAGGACCGGCACCAGGTCGAGCTGAACCAGGACAATCCTCTGGGCATGAAGGGAGAGATCGCCAAGGCCTACGCCGAGCTCATCAAGCAGCTGTGGTCGGGCAAATACAGCTACGTCACTCCGCGGCCCTTCAAG ACTCAGGTGGGACGCTTCGCTCCTCAGTTCTCAGGCTATCAGCAGCAGGACTCTCACGAGCTTCTGGCCTTCCTTTTGGATGGACTGCACGAAGACCTCAACCGCATCCGCAAGAAGCCCTACATCCAGCTGAAGGACGCCGATGGCCGGCATGACAAG GTTGTGGCAGAGGAGGCCTGGGAGAACCACATCAAGAGGAACGACTCCATCATCGTGGATATCTTCCACGGCCTCTTCAAGTCCACTCTGGTGTGTCCCGTGTGTGCCAAGATCtcagtgacctttgaccccttcTGCTACCTGACGCTGCCTCTGCCAATGAAGAAGGAGCGGACGCTGGAGGTGTATCTGGTGTGGCTGGACCCGCTGGCTAAACCCACTCAG TATAAGCTGACGGTTCCTAAAGTGGGCAGCATCTCTGATCTGTGTGCATCTCTTTCGATTCTGTCGGGCGTCTCGGCTAAGAAG ATGATCGTGACGGACATCTACAACCACAGGTTCCACCGGATCTTCAGCAGCAACGAGAACCTGAGCAGCATCATGGAGCGGGACGACATCTACGT GTTCGAGGTGTCCGTCGGCCGGCTGGAGGACACACAGCACGTTCTGATCCCCGTCCACCTGCGGGAGAAGTACAAGCAGTCGGGCTTCAACCAAACCAGCACGCCGCTGTTCGGCCGGCCCTTCCTGCTGAGTGTGCCACGCTCCATCAGTGAGGACAAGCTCTACAACCTACTGCTGCTGCGCCTCTG TCGTTTCATTCGTTCGGCTGCGGAGGACGAGGAGTCGGTGGAGACGCTCTCTCCCAAGCATCCCTCCATCAACGGCAGCGCCACCAACGGTATAATGGAGGAGGGCTCTCCGA GTGAGATGGAGACGGACGAGCCGGACGAGGAGTCCAGTCAGGACCAGGATCTTCCGTCGGAGAATGAGCGCAGCCCGTCGGAGGACTCTGTGAGATCAGAGCACGAGCTGGAAAATGGCCTGGTGCCCTCCGAGAGAAAGAGGCTCTTCACGCTGCACTTCAACAACATGGGCAAGAGCGACTTCATCCAGGGAGAGGTCCGCTTCGACGAGGACCACACGCGGCTCAGCG ATAGGTGCTATCTGTCTCTGGACTGGGAGCCCGACGTCAAAAGGAAGTACTTCAACGAGGCCACGGCTGAGGACTTCGATAAGCATGAGAGCATGGAGTACAAGCCACAGAAGAAGAGCTTCTTTAAGCTGAAGGACTGCATCGAGCTCTTCACCACCAAAGAGAAGCTGGGAGCAGACGACCCCTG gtacTGCCCTCACTGTAAGCAGCACCAGCAGGCCACGAAGAAGCTGGACCTGTGGAGTCTTCCTCCGGTGCTCGTGGTGCATCTCAAGCGCTTCTCGTACAGCCGCTACATGAGAGACAAGCTGGACTCTCTGGTGGACTTCCCCCTGCG GGATCTGGACATGTCTGAGTTCCTGATCAATCCAAACGCAGGGCCAAGCCGCTATGACCTTATCGCTGTCTCTAACCACTATGGAGGAATGGGAGGAGGACACT ATACCGCGTACGCCAAGAACAAGGAGGATGAGAAGTGGTACAACTTTGATGACAGCAGTGTGTCGCCGGCCAGCGAGGAGCAGATCGTG
- the LOC122342976 gene encoding ubiquitin carboxyl-terminal hydrolase 15-like isoform X9, with protein sequence MRKLFSIPDEKETRLWNKYMSNTFEPLNKPDSTIQDAGLYQGQVLVIEQKNEDGSWPRGSSALKSSGASSLSALPKICPSSLTNNHNSSFSGRNVKSSSYSLPSYPPYSSYESSDQGRRCEREGLCGLSNLGNTCFMNSATQCLSNVPPLTQYFLKDRHQVELNQDNPLGMKGEIAKAYAELIKQLWSGKYSYVTPRPFKTQVGRFAPQFSGYQQQDSHELLAFLLDGLHEDLNRIRKKPYIQLKDADGRHDKVVAEEAWENHIKRNDSIIVDIFHGLFKSTLVCPVCAKISVTFDPFCYLTLPLPMKKERTLEVYLVWLDPLAKPTQYKLTVPKVGSISDLCASLSILSGVSAKKMIVTDIYNHRFHRIFSSNENLSSIMERDDIYVFEVSVGRLEDTQHVLIPVHLREKYKQSGFNQTSTPLFGRPFLLSVPRSISEDKLYNLLLLRLCRFIRSAAEDEESVETLSPKHPSINGSATNGIMEEGSPSEMETDEPDEESSQDQDLPSENERSPSEDSVRSEHELENGLVPSERKRLFTLHFNNMGKSDFIQGEVRFDEDHTRLSDRCYLSLDWEPDVKRKYFNEATAEDFDKHESMEYKPQKKSFFKLKDCIELFTTKEKLGADDPWYCPHCKQHQQATKKLDLWSLPPVLVVHLKRFSYSRYMRDKLDSLVDFPLRDLDMSEFLINPNAGPSRYDLIAVSNHYGGMGGGHYTAYAKNKEDEKWYNFDDSSVSPASEEQIVSKAAYVLFYQRQDTVTGTGYFALDRETPEETPQDEPSAQSEEEDEEEEDLNDNQREEEPGPGENMSTN encoded by the exons ATGAGGAAGCTTTTCAGTATCCCGGACGAGAAGGAGACGCGGCTCTGGAACAAGTACATGAGCAACACCTTCGAGCCGCTCAATAAACCAGACAGCACCATTCAGGACGCAGGCCTCTATCAGGGACAG GTTCTAGTGATCGAGCAGAAGAACGAGGACGGCTCGTGGCCCCGCGGCTCCTCGGCGCTCAA GTCGTCTGgtgcttcctctctctctgctttacCAAAGATCTGCCCTTCATCTCTCACAAACAATCATAACAGCAGCTTCAGCGGCCGCAA cgTGAAGAGCTCCAGCTACAGCCTGCCCTCCTACCCTCCCTACAGCAGCTACGAGAGCTCGGATCAGGGCCGGCGCTGTGAGAGAGAGGGCCTCTGCGGCCTGTCTAACCTGGGCAACACCTGCTTCATGAACTCGGCCACACAG tgtctgagcaACGTCCCGCCCCTCACCCAGTACTTCCTGAAGGACCGGCACCAGGTCGAGCTGAACCAGGACAATCCTCTGGGCATGAAGGGAGAGATCGCCAAGGCCTACGCCGAGCTCATCAAGCAGCTGTGGTCGGGCAAATACAGCTACGTCACTCCGCGGCCCTTCAAG ACTCAGGTGGGACGCTTCGCTCCTCAGTTCTCAGGCTATCAGCAGCAGGACTCTCACGAGCTTCTGGCCTTCCTTTTGGATGGACTGCACGAAGACCTCAACCGCATCCGCAAGAAGCCCTACATCCAGCTGAAGGACGCCGATGGCCGGCATGACAAG GTTGTGGCAGAGGAGGCCTGGGAGAACCACATCAAGAGGAACGACTCCATCATCGTGGATATCTTCCACGGCCTCTTCAAGTCCACTCTGGTGTGTCCCGTGTGTGCCAAGATCtcagtgacctttgaccccttcTGCTACCTGACGCTGCCTCTGCCAATGAAGAAGGAGCGGACGCTGGAGGTGTATCTGGTGTGGCTGGACCCGCTGGCTAAACCCACTCAG TATAAGCTGACGGTTCCTAAAGTGGGCAGCATCTCTGATCTGTGTGCATCTCTTTCGATTCTGTCGGGCGTCTCGGCTAAGAAG ATGATCGTGACGGACATCTACAACCACAGGTTCCACCGGATCTTCAGCAGCAACGAGAACCTGAGCAGCATCATGGAGCGGGACGACATCTACGT GTTCGAGGTGTCCGTCGGCCGGCTGGAGGACACACAGCACGTTCTGATCCCCGTCCACCTGCGGGAGAAGTACAAGCAGTCGGGCTTCAACCAAACCAGCACGCCGCTGTTCGGCCGGCCCTTCCTGCTGAGTGTGCCACGCTCCATCAGTGAGGACAAGCTCTACAACCTACTGCTGCTGCGCCTCTG TCGTTTCATTCGTTCGGCTGCGGAGGACGAGGAGTCGGTGGAGACGCTCTCTCCCAAGCATCCCTCCATCAACGGCAGCGCCACCAACGGTATAATGGAGGAGGGCTCTCCGA GTGAGATGGAGACGGACGAGCCGGACGAGGAGTCCAGTCAGGACCAGGATCTTCCGTCGGAGAATGAGCGCAGCCCGTCGGAGGACTCTGTGAGATCAGAGCACGAGCTGGAAAATGGCCTGGTGCCCTCCGAGAGAAAGAGGCTCTTCACGCTGCACTTCAACAACATGGGCAAGAGCGACTTCATCCAGGGAGAGGTCCGCTTCGACGAGGACCACACGCGGCTCAGCG ATAGGTGCTATCTGTCTCTGGACTGGGAGCCCGACGTCAAAAGGAAGTACTTCAACGAGGCCACGGCTGAGGACTTCGATAAGCATGAGAGCATGGAGTACAAGCCACAGAAGAAGAGCTTCTTTAAGCTGAAGGACTGCATCGAGCTCTTCACCACCAAAGAGAAGCTGGGAGCAGACGACCCCTG gtacTGCCCTCACTGTAAGCAGCACCAGCAGGCCACGAAGAAGCTGGACCTGTGGAGTCTTCCTCCGGTGCTCGTGGTGCATCTCAAGCGCTTCTCGTACAGCCGCTACATGAGAGACAAGCTGGACTCTCTGGTGGACTTCCCCCTGCG GGATCTGGACATGTCTGAGTTCCTGATCAATCCAAACGCAGGGCCAAGCCGCTATGACCTTATCGCTGTCTCTAACCACTATGGAGGAATGGGAGGAGGACACT ATACCGCGTACGCCAAGAACAAGGAGGATGAGAAGTGGTACAACTTTGATGACAGCAGTGTGTCGCCGGCCAGCGAGGAGCAGATCGTG